A DNA window from Aureibaculum sp. 2308TA14-22 contains the following coding sequences:
- a CDS encoding alpha/beta hydrolase, with protein MKKIKPISTFIILLVSQFSFAQVTFVVEQFPKNTDAIFISGDFENWSGGQEVYKLQQQKNRYFITLPQQEETINFKFTKGSWDSVETDTDFNQIENRQYTFTMPNDTVKIEINNWNKGKIPNSTASENVKLFYKAMHIPQLKRKRRIWVYLPPDYESSKEKYPVIYMQDGQNLFDNATAFAGEWAVDETMNRLAEEQHLKIIVVGIDNGSKHRMDEYSPWKNKIYGGGKGDAYIQFIIETLKPKIDSSFRTKPQAKHTAIIGSSMGGLISYYGAMKYPKTFGKVGVFSPSFWFSDKVIDFTKKHSKKANIKAYFLIGSEEGDSAIEAMEKVAKTLKKSGFKKKNIIKKIVDGGKHNETMWRDEFGEAIRWLFK; from the coding sequence GTGAAAAAAATAAAACCGATATCAACTTTTATTATTTTATTGGTTTCTCAATTTAGTTTCGCTCAAGTAACTTTTGTTGTGGAGCAATTTCCTAAAAACACTGATGCTATTTTTATTTCTGGGGACTTTGAAAACTGGTCGGGCGGTCAAGAGGTTTACAAATTGCAACAGCAAAAAAATCGTTATTTTATTACCTTGCCGCAACAAGAAGAAACGATTAATTTCAAATTCACAAAAGGGTCTTGGGACTCCGTTGAAACCGACACGGATTTTAATCAAATTGAAAATCGCCAATACACGTTTACTATGCCAAATGATACCGTAAAAATTGAAATAAATAATTGGAATAAGGGAAAAATCCCCAATTCTACGGCTTCCGAAAATGTAAAGCTGTTCTACAAAGCAATGCACATTCCACAACTCAAAAGAAAACGGAGAATCTGGGTGTATCTGCCACCAGATTATGAATCTTCAAAAGAGAAATACCCTGTAATTTATATGCAAGACGGGCAAAATCTATTTGATAATGCCACCGCTTTTGCTGGGGAATGGGCTGTTGATGAAACTATGAATCGGTTGGCCGAAGAACAACATTTAAAAATAATCGTGGTGGGCATTGATAACGGTTCTAAACATAGAATGGACGAATATTCGCCTTGGAAAAACAAAATTTACGGTGGCGGAAAAGGAGATGCCTATATCCAATTTATAATTGAAACCTTAAAACCAAAAATAGACAGTTCTTTTAGAACGAAACCACAGGCTAAGCATACCGCCATTATCGGCAGTTCCATGGGTGGGTTGATTTCTTATTACGGAGCTATGAAATATCCAAAAACATTCGGTAAAGTGGGTGTGTTTTCGCCTTCTTTTTGGTTTTCTGATAAAGTGATTGATTTTACTAAAAAGCATAGTAAAAAAGCAAATATCAAAGCCTATTTTTTAATCGGTAGTGAAGAAGGTGATAGTGCTATTGAAGCAATGGAGAAAGTTGCAAAAACGCTGAAAAAAAGTGGTTTTAAAAAGAAAAATATTATAAAAAAAATTGTAGATGGTGGAAAGCATAACGAAACTATGTGGAGGGACGAATTTGGTGAAGCAATTCGATGGTTGTTTAAATAA
- a CDS encoding glycoside hydrolase family 13 protein, with amino-acid sequence MSYLVKQFIFIGQILLLMSITVNAQIERVEPLNWWVGFENNNLQLLVKGKNISSAVPSVSYDGVNLISIEKGTSPNYLFLNLKIDKETKPGKFDIVFKRKKGKKITYAYELKSRKKDAKEFAGFDSSDVIYLITPDRFANGNSINDKVSGLRDQTLNREQDYFRHGGDIKGIINHLDYINDMGFTAIWSTPLLTNDMSESSYHGYAITDYYQVDPRFGTIETYVELADKMRGKGMKLIMDQVANHCGIEHWWMKDLPFDDWINDQKNYEENKANWDWKNTNHSNHRRTTNQDIYASEYDRKGNNEGWFVATMPDLNQRNPFMATYTIQNSIWWIETLGLGGIRQDTYPYPDKDFMADWAGAIMKEYPNFSIVGEEWSLNPLLVGYWQTGSNNKDGYESNLTSTMDFPMQHNIVEAIKEEESWDKGLVKIYEGLANDFHYTKPKDIMIFPDNHDMSRIYTQLDEDLTKTKMALATILLLPRIPQIYYGTEVLLSDVEKPGDHGLIRTDFPGGWQGDTVNGFTGVGLSDDQKEMQSFLKKVLNYRKESNAIHKGKTIHFAPENGIYVLFRVEGNETVVMILNKNDEQVELDLNRFKEMGLDQKPMKNLISEEQITWNSPFVIVEKGVILLTTKM; translated from the coding sequence ATGAGTTATCTTGTTAAACAATTTATTTTTATAGGTCAAATATTACTGCTTATGAGTATAACCGTAAATGCCCAAATAGAACGTGTTGAACCACTAAATTGGTGGGTGGGCTTTGAAAACAACAACTTGCAATTGTTGGTAAAAGGCAAAAATATAAGTTCTGCAGTGCCAAGTGTTTCTTATGATGGTGTTAACTTAATAAGCATTGAAAAAGGAACTAGCCCAAACTATTTATTTTTAAATCTAAAAATAGATAAAGAGACCAAGCCAGGCAAATTTGATATTGTTTTTAAACGAAAGAAAGGTAAAAAAATAACCTATGCTTACGAGTTAAAATCGCGTAAAAAGGATGCTAAAGAATTTGCTGGCTTTGACAGTTCAGATGTTATTTATTTAATTACCCCTGATAGATTTGCCAATGGAAATTCCATAAATGATAAGGTTTCTGGACTTAGGGATCAAACTTTAAATAGAGAGCAAGATTATTTTAGACATGGAGGTGATATTAAGGGTATCATAAATCATTTGGATTATATAAATGACATGGGTTTTACCGCTATTTGGTCAACACCTTTGTTAACCAATGACATGTCTGAATCTTCATATCATGGTTATGCTATTACAGATTATTACCAAGTAGACCCACGTTTTGGAACAATTGAAACTTATGTTGAATTGGCTGATAAAATGAGAGGAAAGGGGATGAAATTAATAATGGATCAAGTGGCCAACCATTGTGGAATTGAACATTGGTGGATGAAAGACCTACCTTTTGATGACTGGATAAACGATCAAAAAAATTATGAAGAAAACAAAGCCAATTGGGACTGGAAAAATACCAATCATTCAAATCATAGAAGAACTACAAACCAAGATATTTATGCGTCCGAATATGACAGAAAGGGAAATAATGAAGGTTGGTTTGTGGCTACAATGCCAGATTTAAATCAACGTAATCCTTTTATGGCAACTTACACCATTCAAAACAGTATTTGGTGGATAGAAACGCTTGGTTTAGGAGGAATTCGACAAGATACCTATCCATATCCCGACAAAGATTTTATGGCAGATTGGGCAGGAGCAATAATGAAAGAATACCCTAATTTTAGTATTGTAGGTGAGGAGTGGAGTTTAAATCCTTTGTTAGTTGGTTATTGGCAAACGGGTTCGAACAATAAAGATGGATACGAGTCAAATCTCACTTCTACAATGGATTTCCCCATGCAGCATAATATAGTTGAAGCCATAAAGGAAGAAGAATCTTGGGACAAAGGTTTGGTAAAAATCTATGAAGGCTTGGCCAATGATTTTCATTATACAAAACCTAAGGATATTATGATTTTTCCTGATAATCATGACATGAGTAGAATTTACACTCAGTTAGATGAAGATCTTACCAAAACCAAAATGGCATTGGCAACAATATTGCTTTTGCCAAGAATTCCACAAATTTATTACGGAACTGAAGTGTTACTTAGTGATGTTGAAAAGCCGGGTGACCACGGATTGATTAGAACTGATTTTCCTGGTGGGTGGCAAGGCGATACTGTAAATGGTTTTACCGGCGTAGGGTTGAGCGATGATCAAAAAGAAATGCAAAGTTTCCTGAAAAAAGTGTTGAACTATCGTAAGGAAAGCAATGCCATTCACAAGGGCAAAACCATACATTTTGCACCTGAAAATGGAATTTATGTGCTTTTTAGAGTTGAAGGTAATGAAACTGTTGTGATGATTTTAAATAAAAACGACGAGCAAGTGGAATTAGACTTAAACCGTTTTAAAGAAATGGGCTTGGATCAAAAACCGATGAAAAATTTGATTTCAGAAGAGCAAATAACGTGGAACAGTCCTTTTGTAATTGTAGAAAAAGGTGTGATTTTGTTGACCACTAAAATGTAA
- a CDS encoding glycoside hydrolase family 97 protein produces MKSFIFMFSVLLLVYSPVKAQELKSPNGEMQMQFSLTENGVATYQLAYKNKPVIKSSTLGLELKNDKKSLLNDFEITNTETSTFDETWKPVWGEEKEIRNHYNELVVTLTQKETARIVFVRFRMFDEGLAFRYEFPMQKNLVYFVIKEEKTQFAMTGDHTAFWIPGDYDTQEYDYTESKLSEIRGFYEDAVTTNLSQKSFSPTGVQTSLMMKSDDGLYINLHEAALIDYSAMHLNLDDKNMIFESWLTPDANDDKAYMQAPAKTPWRTIMVSDDARDILASKMTYNLNEPNKIEDTSWIKPIKYIGVWWEMITGKSSWHYTDELPAVQLGITDYSKLRPNNTHAANNKKVKRYIDFASEHGFDAVLVEGWNQGWEDWFGNSKDYVFDFVTPYPDFDVEEIHAYAKSKGVEMMMHHETSSSVRNYERHIDTAYQFMKANGYNSVKSGYVGDILPRGENHYSQWIVNHYQYALEKAADYKVMVNAHEAVRPTGIARTYPNLIGNESARGTEYQAFGGSKPNHVTVLPFTRLIGGPMDYTPGIFEMDIKKFSPNNESHVNSTIANQLALYVTMYSPLQMAADLPEHYEQFMDAFQFIKDVALDWDNSIYLEAEPGKYITVARKEKGTNNWFVGNVNGNEPRKSTIKFNFLKKGKKYMATIYADAKDAHFKTNPQAFIVKTKRITNRSKLSQLSVPGGGYAISIKEMK; encoded by the coding sequence ATGAAGTCTTTTATTTTTATGTTTTCGGTACTGCTTTTGGTATATAGTCCCGTTAAGGCACAAGAGTTAAAATCGCCAAATGGAGAGATGCAAATGCAATTTTCGCTAACTGAAAATGGTGTAGCAACTTATCAACTGGCTTATAAAAACAAGCCGGTTATCAAATCCAGCACATTAGGTTTGGAACTAAAAAATGATAAAAAATCATTGTTAAATGATTTTGAGATAACAAACACCGAAACATCGACTTTTGACGAAACTTGGAAACCGGTTTGGGGCGAGGAAAAGGAAATCCGAAATCATTATAATGAATTGGTGGTTACCTTAACTCAAAAAGAAACAGCACGAATAGTATTCGTTCGTTTTCGGATGTTCGATGAAGGGTTAGCGTTCCGTTACGAATTCCCCATGCAAAAAAACTTGGTCTATTTTGTAATTAAAGAAGAAAAAACACAGTTTGCCATGACGGGCGATCATACTGCATTTTGGATACCCGGTGATTATGATACGCAAGAATATGATTATACCGAATCAAAATTATCGGAAATCAGGGGATTTTATGAAGATGCTGTTACGACAAACCTATCGCAAAAATCGTTTTCGCCAACAGGTGTTCAAACTTCATTGATGATGAAATCTGATGATGGACTCTACATCAATTTGCACGAAGCCGCCCTTATCGATTATTCCGCCATGCACTTGAATTTGGACGATAAAAATATGATTTTCGAGTCCTGGCTTACACCTGATGCCAATGACGATAAAGCCTATATGCAAGCTCCCGCGAAAACGCCGTGGAGAACCATTATGGTAAGTGATGATGCCCGTGATATTTTGGCATCAAAAATGACATACAACCTTAACGAACCCAATAAAATAGAAGATACTTCTTGGATTAAACCCATAAAATATATAGGTGTTTGGTGGGAAATGATTACTGGAAAAAGTTCATGGCATTATACGGATGAACTGCCCGCCGTTCAATTGGGCATTACCGATTATTCAAAGTTAAGACCCAACAATACGCATGCTGCAAATAACAAAAAAGTGAAACGGTATATCGATTTTGCTTCTGAACATGGTTTTGATGCTGTTTTGGTTGAAGGCTGGAACCAAGGTTGGGAAGATTGGTTCGGAAATTCGAAAGATTATGTTTTTGATTTTGTAACCCCTTATCCCGATTTTGATGTTGAAGAAATTCACGCTTACGCAAAATCAAAAGGCGTAGAAATGATGATGCACCACGAAACGTCAAGTTCGGTTCGTAATTACGAACGCCATATTGATACCGCCTATCAGTTTATGAAAGCCAATGGCTACAATTCGGTTAAGAGTGGTTATGTTGGCGATATTCTGCCACGCGGTGAAAATCATTACAGCCAATGGATTGTTAACCACTATCAATATGCTCTGGAAAAAGCCGCTGATTATAAGGTTATGGTTAATGCCCATGAGGCAGTAAGACCAACGGGAATTGCTAGAACCTATCCTAATTTAATTGGAAATGAATCCGCTCGTGGAACGGAATACCAGGCATTTGGAGGCTCAAAGCCCAATCATGTAACTGTATTGCCATTTACACGACTTATAGGTGGCCCGATGGATTATACACCGGGCATTTTTGAAATGGACATTAAAAAGTTCAGTCCTAATAATGAATCACACGTAAATAGCACTATCGCCAATCAGTTGGCATTGTATGTTACCATGTACAGTCCTTTGCAGATGGCGGCGGATTTGCCCGAGCATTACGAGCAATTTATGGACGCTTTTCAGTTCATTAAAGATGTGGCATTGGATTGGGACAATAGTATTTATTTGGAAGCCGAACCCGGTAAATACATTACCGTAGCACGAAAAGAAAAAGGAACTAACAATTGGTTTGTGGGCAATGTAAACGGAAACGAGCCAAGAAAATCGACCATAAAATTCAACTTTCTCAAAAAGGGTAAAAAATATATGGCAACCATTTATGCCGATGCCAAGGATGCCCATTTTAAAACGAATCCGCAGGCTTTTATCGTTAAAACCAAAAGGATTACGAATAGGTCAAAATTATCACAATTGTCGGTGCCAGGCGGTGGTTATGCGATTAGTATTAAGGAAATGAAATAG
- a CDS encoding glycoside hydrolase family 65 protein, with product MNQEYIKPDEWSIIEEGFDPETVKSSESLFSIGNGAMGQRANFEEKYSGPTFQGSYIAGVYYPDKTRVGWWKNGYPEYFAKVLNAPNWIGINVAINGEQLDLFKCKKVENFKRELNMKEGWLSRSFKATLKSGIEIQVDVKRFLSLNLDEVGAISYSVTPLSGDANILFEPYLDSGITNEDSNWDDTFWNTVKVTQNGHQAFIEGHTMKTEFHTCTFMESQFFLNKTVLEIKPIKRKKPKFIANMYEHDVKQNETFTIHKFGGYTVDRNHAKNKLVDTAQKILVQAKKMGFEGLLDKQKQSWATIWEMADITIDGDVKAQQGIRFNIFQLNQTYLGKDSRLNIGPKGFTGEKYGGSTYWDTEAYCIPFYMATKDQQVARNLLKYRYNHLEKAIENAEKLGFENGAALYPMVTMNGEECHNEWEITFEEIHRNGAIAFAIFNYYRYTGDYSYIPEKGLEVLIGIARFWHQRANFSAAKNKYVILGVTGPNEYENNVNNNFYTNYTAQWCINYALENIKIVEKDFVSDYKRIFDTTNISDAELKQWKKVADNMYFPFSEEHNVYLQQDGFLDKELITVSDLDKSQRPINQKWSWDRILRSPYIKQADVLQGFYFFEDEFTAEEFERHFDFYEPFTVHESSLSPCVHSIQAAKLNRMDQAYEFYLRTSRLDLDDYNHEVEEGLHITSMAGTWMSIVEGFGGMRIKDDTLSFETKIPKQWQSYSFKVNFRNNIIKVNVSQDETNFELLSGNDLDILVNSKSVKVTKK from the coding sequence ATGAATCAAGAATATATAAAACCCGATGAATGGTCAATTATTGAAGAAGGATTTGACCCTGAAACTGTAAAGTCTTCCGAAAGTTTGTTCAGCATCGGTAACGGTGCCATGGGCCAACGTGCCAATTTTGAAGAGAAATACTCTGGGCCAACTTTTCAGGGTAGTTATATTGCCGGAGTATATTATCCCGATAAAACTCGGGTTGGGTGGTGGAAAAATGGTTATCCCGAATATTTCGCAAAAGTATTAAATGCCCCAAATTGGATAGGAATCAACGTGGCGATAAACGGTGAACAATTGGATTTGTTCAAATGTAAAAAAGTTGAGAATTTTAAAAGAGAACTCAACATGAAAGAGGGGTGGTTGTCACGTAGCTTCAAAGCAACATTAAAAAGTGGTATCGAAATTCAAGTGGACGTTAAGCGTTTTTTGAGTTTGAACTTAGATGAAGTAGGTGCAATTTCCTATTCGGTAACACCGCTAAGCGGTGACGCAAATATTTTGTTCGAACCTTATTTGGATAGTGGTATTACTAATGAGGACTCTAATTGGGACGATACTTTTTGGAATACCGTTAAAGTTACACAAAATGGTCATCAGGCCTTTATTGAGGGACATACCATGAAAACCGAATTCCACACCTGCACGTTTATGGAATCGCAATTTTTTCTGAACAAAACCGTGTTGGAGATTAAACCTATTAAAAGAAAAAAGCCAAAGTTTATTGCTAATATGTATGAACATGATGTAAAGCAAAATGAAACCTTTACTATACATAAATTTGGAGGCTATACTGTAGACAGGAATCATGCTAAAAATAAGTTGGTTGACACAGCACAAAAAATTTTGGTTCAAGCAAAAAAAATGGGTTTTGAAGGATTACTAGATAAGCAAAAACAATCTTGGGCAACTATTTGGGAGATGGCGGATATTACGATTGATGGTGATGTGAAGGCACAACAGGGTATTCGATTTAATATTTTTCAGTTAAATCAAACGTATTTAGGTAAAGATTCACGATTAAATATCGGACCTAAAGGATTTACAGGCGAAAAATATGGTGGTAGCACCTATTGGGATACCGAAGCGTATTGTATTCCTTTTTACATGGCTACCAAAGATCAGCAAGTGGCTCGGAATTTATTAAAATACAGATATAACCACTTAGAGAAAGCCATCGAAAATGCTGAAAAGTTAGGTTTTGAAAATGGAGCAGCGTTATACCCAATGGTAACCATGAACGGCGAAGAATGCCATAACGAATGGGAAATTACTTTTGAGGAAATTCACCGTAATGGAGCTATCGCTTTTGCTATTTTTAATTATTACCGTTATACCGGAGATTACAGCTATATTCCAGAAAAAGGCTTGGAAGTTTTAATAGGCATAGCAAGATTTTGGCACCAGCGTGCTAATTTTTCTGCTGCAAAGAACAAATATGTAATCCTTGGAGTTACCGGACCGAACGAATATGAAAATAATGTAAATAATAATTTTTACACCAATTATACTGCTCAATGGTGTATCAATTATGCCTTAGAAAATATCAAAATAGTAGAGAAAGATTTTGTCTCAGATTATAAGAGAATTTTTGATACAACTAATATTTCTGATGCAGAATTGAAGCAATGGAAAAAAGTAGCGGATAATATGTACTTTCCTTTTTCAGAAGAGCATAATGTTTATTTACAACAAGATGGTTTTTTAGATAAGGAATTGATTACGGTATCCGATTTGGACAAATCGCAAAGACCCATAAACCAAAAATGGTCTTGGGATAGAATTTTGCGTTCTCCTTATATAAAACAGGCAGATGTTCTGCAAGGATTTTACTTCTTTGAAGATGAATTTACCGCAGAAGAATTTGAACGTCATTTTGATTTTTATGAACCGTTTACCGTTCATGAGAGTTCCTTGTCACCTTGTGTACACAGTATTCAAGCGGCAAAATTAAATAGAATGGATCAGGCCTATGAATTCTATTTGCGTACTTCTCGTTTGGATTTGGATGATTATAATCATGAAGTTGAAGAAGGTTTACATATCACTTCTATGGCGGGTACATGGATGAGCATTGTAGAAGGTTTTGGCGGTATGCGTATTAAAGATGACACCTTATCTTTTGAAACAAAAATACCAAAACAATGGCAATCATATTCGTTTAAAGTGAACTTTAGGAACAACATCATTAAAGTAAATGTGAGTCAAGACGAAACCAATTTTGAATTGTTAAGTGGCAACGACCTTGATATTTTAGTGAATAGTAAATCGGTCAAAGTAACCAAGAAATAA
- the pgmB gene encoding beta-phosphoglucomutase, giving the protein MSKKAIIFDLDGVIVDTAKYHYLAWKNLANELGFDFTEKQNEQLKGVSRVKSLEILLSIGNTNLSNTKKDELLIEKNKEYLEEVNQMTADEILPGIVELLDFLEAENIKFALGSASKNAPLILKKVGLYERFSAIVDGNDVSKAKPDPEVFLIAAEKLNRGPKNCIVFEDAIAGVQAANAAGMISIGIGDKETLHEADYVFSDTSKIEIDLIKKLINNK; this is encoded by the coding sequence ATGAGTAAAAAAGCAATTATATTCGATCTAGACGGTGTAATAGTTGACACCGCTAAGTATCATTATTTAGCATGGAAAAACTTGGCTAATGAGCTGGGTTTTGATTTTACGGAAAAACAAAACGAACAGTTAAAAGGGGTAAGTCGTGTAAAATCACTCGAAATATTATTAAGCATTGGTAACACTAATTTAAGTAATACCAAAAAAGATGAGCTATTAATTGAAAAAAATAAAGAATATCTAGAAGAGGTCAATCAAATGACTGCTGATGAAATTTTGCCAGGCATTGTTGAGTTACTAGACTTTTTAGAGGCAGAAAACATAAAATTTGCTCTGGGATCTGCTAGTAAAAATGCACCTTTGATATTAAAAAAAGTAGGATTATATGAGCGGTTTTCTGCTATTGTAGATGGAAATGATGTCAGTAAGGCAAAGCCAGACCCCGAAGTGTTTTTAATTGCCGCAGAAAAATTAAATAGAGGGCCTAAAAATTGTATCGTCTTTGAAGATGCCATTGCCGGGGTACAAGCCGCAAATGCCGCGGGAATGATTTCAATTGGTATAGGCGATAAAGAAACATTGCATGAAGCGGACTATGTGTTTTCCGATACTTCCAAAATAGAAATTGATCTGATAAAAAAATTAATAAACAACAAGTAG
- a CDS encoding MFS transporter, which yields MEKRKLSFWQIWNMSFGFLGIQMGFALQNANASRILQIFGADVHELSWFWIIAPLMGLIVQPIVGHYSDKTWGKFGRRKPYFLVGAILASIGLILMPQADIFVAFLPALWVGAGFLMIMDASFNIAMEPFRALVGDNLRTDQRTAGFSVQTALIGFGAVLGSWLPYVLTNWFNISNQSDSGSVPMNLILSFVIGAVILVGSILITVFTTKEYSPEELEQIEAVLAEDAIIEKLAEEKKSSLLDIFEDFAKMPATMKQLSWVQFFSWFGLFGMWVFAVPAIAQHIYGLPVSDSSSKTYQDAGDWVGILFGVYNLVSAIFAFTLPYIAKKIGRKKTHSVSLIIGGLGLISIYFMPNENWLILSMVGIGIAWASILAMPYAILAGSINPKKMGVYMGIFNFFIVIPQIINALIGGPLVKHLYNDQAVLALVTSGISFLIAAVLVVKVKDVDEKLIQN from the coding sequence ATGGAAAAAAGGAAACTAAGTTTCTGGCAAATCTGGAACATGAGTTTTGGATTTCTCGGGATTCAAATGGGCTTTGCATTACAGAATGCCAATGCCAGCCGGATACTCCAAATTTTTGGTGCTGATGTACATGAACTTTCATGGTTTTGGATTATAGCTCCGTTAATGGGCTTGATAGTTCAACCAATTGTTGGTCATTATAGTGATAAGACCTGGGGAAAATTTGGCAGAAGAAAACCTTACTTTTTGGTCGGAGCAATACTAGCCTCAATTGGACTGATATTAATGCCTCAAGCAGATATTTTTGTCGCATTTTTACCCGCTCTTTGGGTAGGTGCAGGATTTTTAATGATAATGGACGCTTCCTTTAATATTGCTATGGAACCTTTTAGGGCATTGGTCGGAGATAATTTAAGAACGGATCAAAGAACGGCTGGGTTTAGTGTCCAAACAGCTTTGATCGGTTTTGGTGCGGTACTCGGTTCTTGGTTACCTTATGTATTGACCAATTGGTTTAATATTTCAAACCAATCGGATAGTGGAAGTGTACCGATGAACTTAATTTTATCCTTTGTAATAGGTGCGGTTATTTTAGTAGGCTCTATTTTAATTACTGTTTTTACAACCAAAGAATATTCGCCCGAAGAATTAGAACAAATTGAAGCTGTGTTGGCCGAAGATGCCATTATAGAAAAGTTAGCAGAAGAAAAGAAATCGAGTTTATTGGACATTTTTGAAGATTTCGCAAAAATGCCGGCTACAATGAAACAATTAAGTTGGGTACAGTTCTTTTCTTGGTTTGGGCTTTTTGGAATGTGGGTGTTTGCCGTACCTGCTATTGCACAACATATTTACGGATTACCAGTATCTGACAGTAGTAGTAAAACCTATCAAGATGCTGGAGACTGGGTAGGGATTTTATTTGGGGTCTATAATTTAGTGTCTGCAATTTTTGCTTTTACCTTACCATATATTGCTAAAAAAATTGGCAGAAAAAAAACACATTCTGTTTCGCTTATTATTGGTGGTTTAGGCCTGATTTCTATCTATTTTATGCCTAATGAGAACTGGCTTATCCTGTCTATGGTAGGTATTGGAATAGCTTGGGCTAGTATTTTAGCAATGCCTTATGCAATTTTAGCAGGTTCGATCAATCCAAAGAAGATGGGCGTATATATGGGTATTTTTAATTTTTTTATTGTTATCCCACAGATAATAAATGCCCTAATAGGAGGGCCATTGGTAAAGCATTTGTATAACGATCAAGCGGTTTTAGCATTGGTAACAAGCGGTATAAGTTTTTTGATTGCCGCTGTGTTGGTTGTGAAAGTAAAAGATGTTGATGAAAAATTGATTCAAAATTAA